A window of Bufo gargarizans isolate SCDJY-AF-19 chromosome 9, ASM1485885v1, whole genome shotgun sequence contains these coding sequences:
- the LOC122919601 gene encoding uncharacterized protein LOC122919601, whose product MSASKVLVDGKSDFTLPVELIKDDSDTSIESQHSFDLCNNLDYSESESPTNKHARDVQNSQYDSVTGTDNIASDVEHFDILTNHTVSECKKTWKVDSLDFQAKNTAVSLSRTNRTKNGKRKTVPPMPKCRKLGSHYETEIVSHKLDFVEEENLSDQEESSEDDNLDNSLPYSRDRLDHRKERHQYVSDQLDPDVLHLLEMHLRKQQLVEIKEEREEELLDVHVNREKSRSESFKLFRNISPVLDMVLEEPELEHSGDTLDEGSKNPSDLDSDDSSNSCAVELGLMESLQNDLMSKSSKIDKHEIATILQTPTSNMSTRESKSKQKAALCDGNDDKMKCETINNNEPKATADILQMDEIPKPVDGNVTCDFNSDSPVLQNGHDLEVKSEGNTCDPWERLTEESGHHKDAETEKASTEEQDQCLSIGSENKDVNYEGLSDTEAYVTYTETAPIDSKEETFTESESLRPEDTSKEQFPTVDGNLKPHGISVPCLDGNMSLPPVSKSTDFPKQADNFIIEEVSSEQHGDGNKPLGGEDIGQTNLNEELKSVNKENSAEPSLCSSAEMSTLRLDLEEKILSILEKAHAADCRSSHLQAGAELLWKESIELRNECKSLSKEAAELLSIFKKQSAVQRQPRRQISQRIKTIGSPLSTTDSRPSKETLCLSSKNNSRSINKGQDQLKFLSKKYSFLREEAPEIMKELHVLQQDLKSLPARQSKPMSILYNLLWGGLMTGGALFFVWWSTKQLG is encoded by the exons ATGTCTGCCTCGAAGGTTCTTGTTGATGGGAAGAGCGACTTTACTCTGCCTGTTGAATTGATTAAGGATGATTCTGATACATCTATCGAATCCCAGCATTCGTTTGATTTATGTAACAACCTCGACTATAGTGAATCAGAGAGTCCTACAAACAAACATGCCAGGGACGTACAAAATAGTCAGTATGATAGTGTGACTGGCACGGATAACATAGCTTCCGATGTAGAACACTTTGATATATTGACAAACCATACTGTTTCAGAATGTAAAAAAACTTGGAAAGTTGATTCGCTGGATTTCCAAGCCAAAAACACTGCAGTAAGTTTGTCAAGAACTAACCGTACCAAAAATGGTAAGAGGAAGACTGTGCCCCCGATGCCAAAATGCAGAAAACTGGGATCGCATTATGAGACAGAGATTGTTTCACAtaaactggactttgtggaagaggAGAACCTTTCTGATCAAGAAGAAAGTAGCGAAGATGATAACCTAGATAATTCTCTTCCTTACTCGAGAGATCGCCTTGACCACCGGAAAGAGAGACATCAATATGTTTCGGATCAGTTGGACCCCGATGTCTTACACCTGCTGGAAATGCATCTGCGTAAACAGCAACTTGTTGAAATCAAGGAAGAGCGGGAGGAGGAATTGTTAGATGTGCATGTAAACAGGGAAAAGTCACGCTCAGAATCCTTTAAGCTGTTTAGAAATATATCTCCAGTTTTGGATATGGTCCTTGAGGAGCCGGAGCTGGAGCATTCAGGGGACACATTAGACGAAGGTAGCAAAAACCCTTCAGACCTAGACTCTGATGATAGCAGCAATTCGTGTGCAGTGGAATTGGGTCTAATGGAATCTCTGCAGAACGATTTAATGAGTAAAAGTAGTAAGATAGACAAACACGAGATAGCTACAATTCTTCAGACGCCAACCTCTAATATGTCCACAAGAGAAAGCAAAAGCAAACAGAAGGCAGCATTGTGTGACGGCAATGATGATAAAATGAAATGTGAAACCATTAACAATAACGAACCCAAAGCAACTGCAGATATTTTACAAATGGATGAAATTCCAAAGCCAGTTGATGGAAACGTTACATGTGACTTTAATTCAGATTCCCCTGTGCTCCAAAATGGACATGATTTAGAAGTGAAGTCAGAAGGCAATACTTGTGACCCATGGGAAAGGTTAACTGAAGAATCTGGGCATCATAAAGATGCAGAAACTGAAAAAGCTAGTACGGAAGAACAAGACCAATGCTTAAGTATTGGCTCTGAAAACAAAGATGTAAACTATGAAGGATTATCCGATACAGAGGCCTATGTTACCTACACAGAGACAGCACCCATTGATAGCAAAGAAGAGACCTTTACTGAGTCAGAGTCTTTGAGACCTGAAGATACTTCTAAAGAACAATTTCCTACTGTAGATGGAAACCTTAAACCACATGGCATCAGTGTACCCTGCTTGGATGGTAACATGTCTTTGCCCCCAGTATCTAAAAGCACTGATTTTCCAAAACAGGCGGATAACTTTATAATTGAAGAAGTTTCTTCTGAACAACATGGTGATGGTAACAAACCTCTGGGGGGAGAAGACATAGGCCAAACAAATCTCAATGAAGAACTAAAG TCTGTGAATAAAGAGAACTCAGCTGAGCCGTCACTGTGTTCGTCTGCTGAAATGTCTACACTACGTTTAGATCTAGAAGAAAAGATCTTGTCCATCCTAGAGAAAGCTCATGCTGCTGATTGCCGATCCTCACATCTGCAAG CTGGAGCGGAGCTCCTCTGGAAAGAGAGCATTGAGCTGAGAAATGAATGTAAATCTCTGTCTAAAGAAGCAGCTGAACTGTTATCCATATTCAAGAAGCAAAGTGCTGTACAGAG GCAACCAAGGAGGCAAATCTCACAAAGGATAAAGACTATAGGGAGTCCTCTAAGCACTACTGACTCTAGACCAAGCAAGGAAACACTATGCCTCAGCAGTAAAAATAATTCCAGAAGCATTAACAAG GGACAAGACCAGCTTAAgtttttgagcaaaaaatacagctTTTTACGAGAAGAAGCCCCTGAGATTATGAAGGAGCTACATGTCTTGCAGCAGGACTTAAAAAGCCTTCCTGCCCGTCAGAGTAAA